From the genome of Haloplasma contractile SSD-17B:
CCCATTCGGACTTCTAATGGCTTAGCTGTTTTAGCCATGTGAGGGAAAATTCGAATCCATACTTTACCAGTACGCTTCATGTAACGTGTCATAGCAATACGAGCAGCTTCTATTTGGCGGTTTGTAATCCAAGCACCAGTTGTTGCTTGTAATCCGTACTCACCAAAGTCTACCTTTGTACCACCTTTTGCTTTTCCTTCATACTTTATACGATGAGGACGACGGTATTTCGTACGTTTAGGCATTAACATGTTTATTTCCCCTCCTTCTTGTTATTAATTCTTTTCTTACGACGGTTATTATTATTAGGACGATCAGATCTTTCGTTTTTGTTCACACCATTTTTAGTTGGTAGAACTTCTCCTTTATAGATCCAAACTTTAACACCTAATTTACCGTATGTTGTATGTGCTTCAGCAATTGCAAAGTCGATATCAGCACGTAATGTTTGTAAAGGAACATTTCCTTCACTGTATCCTTCAGAACGAGCCATTTCTGCTCCTCCTAAACGACCTGAAATTAACGTCTTAACACCTTTTGCTCCTGCTCTCATTGTACGTTGAATCGCCTGTTTTTGAACACGACGGAATGATGCACGATTTTCTAATTGATAAGCAATGTTTTGAGCAACTAAAGTAGCATCTAAGTCAGGTCTTTTAACCTCTAAGATGTTAATGTAGATCTGCTTTCCAGTCGCTTTTTGTAAATGTTTAACTGCAACATCTTTAATTGAACCTTCGCGTCCAATCACCATACCTGGCTTTGCAGTAAATATCGTAATTTTTACTCGTCTTTTATCACGTTCGATTTCGATACTTGAAACCGCAGAGTTTTTATAATAATTTTCTAGATACTCACGTATCATTATATCTTCATGTAATAAGTTTGCATAGTCTTTTTCCGCATACCAGCGTGATTCCCAGTCTTTGATTATACCAACACGCAAACCTACTGGACTAACTTTTTGACCCACGGTGTATCCCTCCTTTTCAATTATTTTTCAGTCACTACAACTGTAATATGACTTGTACGTTTGTTTATTAATCCTGCACGACCTTGTGCGCGAGGACGGAATCTTTTTAATGTAGGTCCTTCATTTACATAGGCTTCTTTTATATATAATTGATTAGGATCTATGTTTAAATTATGTTCAGCATTTGCAATTGCAGATTTTAGAACTTTTTCAACTATAGGAGAGGCCTTCTTAGGAGTTAGCTTTAAAATAGCGAATGCTTCTCCAACCTGCTTCCCTCGAATTAAATCAGCTACTAGTCTTACTTTACGAGGAGCAACACGAACTGTTTTTGCTATAGCTTTAGCTTCCATTCTTAAATCCTCCTCTCAACGTTATCGTTTCGCTTTTTTGTCTTTTTTATCATGCCCATGGTAAGTACGTGTAGGTGCAAATTCACCTAATTTATGTCCTACCATATCTTCTGTTACATATACAGGAACATGTTTACGTCCGTCATACACAGCAATTGTGTGTCCCATAAATTCAGGGAAAATTGTTGAACGACGAGACCATGTTTGAATTACTTTCTTTTTGTCAGCTTTGTTCATTTCTTCTACTTTTTTCATTAAGTGTTCATCACAAAAAGGTCCTTTTTTAAGAGAACGTCCCATTAAAGTTCCTCCTTTCGCCTCCTAGGGTATTTCCTAACGTTTGGTAACGTTCGTAGCGTTATTTTTTCTCATTACGACGACGAACAATATATTTATTAGACGCTTTTTTCTTATTACGTGTTTTAAGACCAAGAGTTGGTTTACCCCATGGACTCACTGGTGACTTACGTCCGATTGGAGTACGTCCTTCTCCACCACCATGAGGGTGATCGTTAGGGTTCATTACAGAACCACGTACAGTTGGTTTGATACCTTTCCAACGTTGACGTCCTGCTTTACCTACGTTTACTAGCTCATGATATTCATTTCCTACTACACCAACAGTTGCTCTACATGTAGCAAGAATTTTACGACTTTCTCCAGATGCTAAACGCACAAGAACATAGCGTTCCTCACGTCCTTGAATTTGAGCAGATGCTCCAGCTGAACGTACTAATTGTCCACCTTTTCCTGGTTTCATTTCAATATTATGAATCATAGTACCAACAGGGATGTTTTTAAGTGGCATAGCATTTCCTACTTTAATATCCACTTGTTCTCCTGAGTAGATTTCCATTCCTACTTTTATCCCTTTAGGAGCTAGAATGTATCGTTTTTCTCCATCCGCATAGTTTATTAAAGCGATGTTAGCAGAACGGTTTGGATCGTATTCGATCGTAGCAACACGCCCAGGTACACCATCTTTATTACGTTTGAAGTCAATTATACGATATTTACGTTTATGTCCCCCACCGTGGTGACGAACCGTAATTTTACCTTGGTTATTTCGACCAGATTTTTTGTTTAATGGTGCCAGTAATGACTTTTCAGGTGTGTCAGTAGTAATTTCAGCATTTGTTAATGTAGTCATATTACGACGACCATTTGTGGTTGGTTTATACTTTTTAATTGGCATCTAACTTACCTCCTTTTACGTTAGATATACGTTTGTAAATTTATACTTCGAATATCTCGATTGAGTTACCTTCTTTTAGTTTAACAATAGCCTTTTTTACAGCAGGCGTGTATCCTTGATAGCGACCAACGCGACGTTTTTTAGGTTTAACATTCATAATGTTTACCTTTTCTACTTCAACATCAAAACGTTCTTCAACAGCATACTTAACTTCTAATTTATTTGCATTACGATCGACCTCAAACGTATATTTGTTTTCAGCCATCATATCAGAAGACTTTTCTGTGATTATTGGGCGCTTTATAACATCTCTAGAGTCTCTCATTATGCAAGCACCTCCTCAATTTTACTAACAGCATCTTGAGTCATAACCAGTTTGTTATAATTTAAAATATCTAGTACATTAATTTTACTTGCAGGTAATGTGATCGCATTCGGGATGTTACGTGCTGATAACATAACATTCACATTTTCTTCTCCTGTAACAATTAATGTTTTTTCGTTTGATACTAAATTCTTTAATACTTGAACCATTTCCTGTGTTTTAGGAGATTCAAAAGTTAAAGAATCAAGAACAACAACGCTATCTTCATTTACTTTCGTTGATAACGCTGAACGTAAAGCTAAACGACGAACTTTTTTATTTAAACGGTACGAATAACTTCTTGGAGTAGGTCCGAATACAACTCCTCCTCCACGCCATTGAGGTGAACGGATTGATCCTTGTCTAGCGCGTCCTGTTCCTTTTTGACGCCAAGGTTTTCTACCTCCACCACGAACTTCCGTACGCGTTTTTGTTTTATGAGTTCCTTGACGTAATGATGCTCTTTGCATAATAACAGCATCGTATAACACTTGTTGATTTGGCTCAATTCCAAATACTTCTTCCGCTAATTGAATATCACCAACTTGCGTACCACTTTGATTGAATAATGCAACTTTAGGCATTTGTGGTCCTCCTTTCTTGTAAGACTCCTCTATTATTTGTTACCCTTAATAGCGCTCTTGATCATAACTAATGATTTTTTAGCACCAGGTACATTCCCTTTAACTAATAATAAGTTACGGTCTGTATCCACTTTTACGATTTCAAGGTTTTGAATCGTTACTCGTTCACTTCCCATGTGACCTGCTAATTTTTTCCCTTTGCGAACATGCATTGGGTCAACTGGTCCCATAGAACCTGGTCCTCTGTGATATCTAGAACCATGTGACATTGGTCCTGTAGAGAAATTATGACGTTTAATAGGTCCTTGGAAACCTTTTCCTTTAGAAGTTCCTGTTACGTCAATTGTATCTCCTGCTTCAAAGATATCAACTTTAACCTCTTGACCAACTTCAAAATCCGCCATTTCATTTCCGCGAATTTCTTTTACGTAGCGCTTAGGTCCTGTTTCTGCTTTTTTAGCATGTCCAATTTCCGCTTTTGTCTTTAGTTTTTCACGAATGTCCGCGAATCCTAATTGAACACTATCGTATCCATCAACATCAGCTGTTTTCTTTTGTAATACAACATTTGGCGCTGCTTCAACAACAGTTACAGGAATTAAATCACCATTTTCACCGAATACTTGTGTCATTCCAACTTTTCTACCTAAGATTCCTTTGGCCATGAGTTACACCTCCTATATTATCTTTTATTATAATTTAATTTCAATTTCTACACCTGATGGCATTTCTAGGTGAATCAATGAATCAACAGTTTGTGGAGTAGGTTCCACGATGTCAATTAAACGCTTATGAGTACGCATTTCGAATTGTTCACGAGAATCTTTGTACTTGTGAACAGCACGTAAGATTGTGTAAACTTGCTTTTCTGTTGGTAATGGGATTGGCCCCGAAACAGTAGCACCTGTTTTCTTTGCGCTCTCAACAATTTTTTTGGCAGATTGATCAATTAGTTTATGATCATATGCTTTTAAACGAATTCTAATTTTTTGATTTGCCATTTATTGTTCCTCCTTTCGCCTATTTTTAAAATAGACTTGCTCCATGAAAATTACCTGATTACACCATTTTGCCAAAACAATGCACCCGGGTGTGTCAGCAACCTTTCACTTCACAGCCTTCTGCAGTCATAGACCTAACTATTATACTACAGTTGGTGTGGGTATTCAAGGTATAATCTAACTTTTTTTTAGTTTTTTGATTTGATTAATAGAATTAATATCTCCATTAATATTTGCAACTTATATATTTAAACATATATTAAGTGTTAAGTCAAACTTTACTCACTATTTTATTATGGTATTTTTTTGTAATTTTATTAATCATGAATAGATATTTATACAAAAATATAAAAAGGAGCGATTAGCATCCATTACTCTTGAACGATTTATTATTAACTTGTGATGATTTTACAGAAACTTTACCGATTTAATGTACCTGAGTTTATATAATTAAAATCGAATGCAAGTAAGTAGACGTAGATATCATTAAGCGATTTTATAATCAATTGTCATATGATTTAATAATATTTGATACGATTATTATTCGTAAACTAATTTTAAAAAAATTAATTTATTTGTGTAGAATTAAGTGTTGATCACTATTAAATTATTTAATAATTCAAATAAAATAGTATTGACCATAAAAAAACTACTACCTATTATACAGGTCAGTCCGTATCGACTGTGGATAACTAATATTTAATTTTAATGTGTTTACTAGTACTAACCTTGTAGAATAATCGTGCGAACCAAATTATATTATGAATAAACTAATTATAGCTTATAGCTACTAACTGTTTAATTTATGCATTAAACTATTTTGATTTATGTCGAATAGAAAGCAACGATGTGTCAACCAATTACATATCGAACTACTTCGGTGCTTTTTTAACAAACACGCTAAGTGAGCTAGACCTTATTTAATTAACTATATATAATAATAAAATATTGTATTAACTAAATTAGTGTACTCTGTAGTTCTATTAATGCTATAAAAAAGCGCAAAGATAATAGAACTCGTTTTGAACTTAATCGTGAGCAATCTAGTAGATTACTCTGTCCATGATACCATCCTACGTTAACCGAACTAAATGATACGATTCTATTTGGGTCCGTCGTATTTAGATTTATATTAAACATTATGTAGCTAATACTAAGTTATTTTATTAAAATAAAAAAACCAAGATCAGATGATCTTGGTTTTAATTTTTATCGTATTAAGGATTACTCCACAATTTCGATTACGTTACCTGCACCTACTGTACGTCCACCTTCACGAATTGAGAATTTAGTTCCTTGCTCAACTGCGATTGGCTTTTGTAATTCAACAACCATTTCAATGTTGTCTCCAGGCATAACCATGTCAACACCTTCTGGTAAGTTAATTGTACCAGTAACGTCAGTTGTACGGAAGTAGAACTGAGGTTGGTAGTTATTGAAGAATGGCTTATGACGTCCACCTTCTTCTTTTGATAAAGCATAAACTTGTGCTTTAAATTTAGTGTGTGGATTAACAGTTCCAGGTTTAGCTAAAACTTGCCCACGCTCGATATCTTCACGAGAAACACCACGTAATAAAGCTCCAATATTGTCTCCTGCTTCAGCGTAATCTAATAATTTACGGAACATTTCGATTCCAGTTACAGTCGTTGTCTTAGTATCAACTAAACCAATGATTTCAACTTGGTCACCATTGTTTAATTGTCCACGCTCAACACGTCCTGTAGCAACTGTTCCACGTCCAGTAATTGAGAATACATCCTCAACTGGCATTAAGAACGGCTTGTCAGAATCACGTTCTGGAGTAGGGATATACTCATCTACAGCAGCCATTAATTCAGTGATTTTTTCTACCCATTGCTCTTCACCGTTTAATGCTCCTAAAGCTGATCCCATGATTACAGGAACATCGTCACCTGGGAAATCATACTCAGATAATAAGTCACGAACTTCCATTTCTACTAATTCTAATAGCTCTTCGTCGTCTACCATATCACATTTGTTTAAGAATACAACTAGACGAGGTACTCCTACCTGACGTGATAATAAGATATGCTCACGAGTTTGTGGCATTGGTCCATCTGCAGCAGATACTACTAGGATTCCACCATCCATTTGTGCAGCACCAGTAATCATGTTCTTAACGTAGTCAGCATGTCCTGGGCAGTCAACGTGTGCATAGTGACGTTCTTCAGTTTGGTATTCAACATGTGCAGTTGAGATTGTGATTCCACGTTCACGCTCTTCAGGTGCACCATCAATTTCATCATATGCCATTGCTTTAGCATTTCCACCAGCTGATAATACCGCAGTAATTGCAGCTGTTAATGTAGTTTTTCCATGGTCAACGTGTCCTATTGTACCAATGTTAACATGTGGCTTTGAACGATCAAATTTTTCTTTAGCCATCGTTAATTCCTCCTTAAAATAAGTTATTTTTTAACAATTTTTATTTTACATTACTACTTACTTTATTGCAAGCAATAAATTAAACATTATAAGTTTACTTAATATAATTAAGCGTTTTTCTTAATTATTTCTTCAGATATTGATTTAGGTACTTGCTCATAGTGATCAAATTGCATTGTAAATGTTCCACGACCTTGTGTGTTAGAACGTAATGCAGTAGCATATCCGAACATTTCACTTAATGGTACAAATGCTTTAACTACTAATGCATTTCCTCTACTTTCTTGTCCTTCCGGACGTCCACGACGAGACGTGATATCTCCAATTACAGTCCCTAGATATTCTTCAGGAACTACAACCTCGACAGCCATTAATGGCTCAAGGATAACTGGATTACATTTCTTAGCTGCATTTTTAAGTGCCATTGAGGCAGCTATTTTGTATGCCATCTCACTTGAATCTACATCATGGTATGATCCATCGTATACGGCAGCTTTTATATCAACTAATGGATATCCTGCTAAGACACCATTGTCTAATGATTCTTCTAGACCTTTTTGTACTGATGGAATATATTCACGAGGTACAACTCCACCAACAACTTCGTTTTTAAATTCGAATCCAGCACCTTGGTCATTTGGTTCAAAACGAATCCAAACGTGTCCATATTGTCCACGTCCACCAGACTGACGTACGAATTTACCTTCAACTTCTGCTGATTGTCGGAACGTTTCACGGTATGATACCTGAGGAGCACCTACATCAGCTTCTACTTTGAATTCACGTCGTAATCGGTCAACAATGATATCTAAGTGCAGTTCACCCATACCTGATATAATTGTCTCTCCAGTTTCACGATCTGTTTCAGTACGGAAAGTTGGATCTTCTTCAGCTAACTTAACTAATGCAATACCCATTTTGTCTTGATCTTTCTTAGACTTCGGTTCAATGGCTACAGAGATAACTGGTTCTGGGAATTCCATTGACTCAAGGATAACTACATGATCTTGGTCACACAGTGTATCTCCTGTTGTTGTATTTTTAAGTCCTACTGCAGCAGCGATATCCCCTGCGTACACTTGACTTATTTCTTGTCGTGAGTTTGCATGCATCTGTAAGATACGACCAAGTCGTTCACGTTTATCTTTAGTAGAGTTTAAGATATATGAACCTGCTTCGATTGTTCCTGAATACACACGGAAGAATGTTAATTTACCAACAAATGGGTCAGTAGCAACTTTAAATGCTAGTGCTGAGAATGGTTCACTATCATCAGCATGACGCGCTACTTCTGTTCCATCTTCTAAAGTTCCAGTAATGGAAGCAATATCAGTTGGTGCAGGTAGGTAATCAATAACTGCATCTAATAAAATCTGAACTCCTTTGTTTTTAAATGCTGATCCGCATAGTACAGGGTAAAATTCTACATTACATGTAGCTTTTCGGATTCCAGCTTTTAGTTCATCAACTGTAATCTCTTCACCCTCTAGATACTTCATCATTAATTCTTCATTTGTTTCACAAACAGATTCTACTAATGATTCACGTTCTATTTTTGCATCCTCTAAATATTCTTCTGGAACATCAACAATGTCAATTTCAGTACCTAAATCGTTATTATACATATAGGCCTTCATCTCAACTAAATCGATAATTCCATTAAACTGGTCTTCAGCACCAATTGGTAACTGAATAGCATGTGCATTAGCACGTAGACGATCGTGCAATGTCTTTACTGAGTAAGAAAAGTCTGCACCAATCTTGTCCATTTTATTTACAAATACTACACGTGGTACACCGTATGTTGTAGCTTGACGCCAAACTGTTTCAGTTTGAGGTTCAACTCCAGATTGAGCATCTAGTACGGCTACAGCACCATCAAGTACACGAAGTGAACGTTCAACCTCTACAGTGAAGTCTACGTGTCCTGGTGTATCGATGATGTTAATACGATGGTCATTCCATTGACAAGTAGTTGCCGCAGATGTAATTGTAATTCCACGTTCTTGCTCTTGCTCCATCCAGTCCATCTGTGAAGCACCTTCATGTGTTTCACCAATTTTATGGATTCTTCCTGTGTAATATAGAATACGCTCAGTTGCAGTTGTTTTACCTGCATCGATATGAGCCATGATTCCTATATTACGGGTCTTTTGTAATGGAAAGTCTCTACCCATATTAAGCCTCCTATCGTGTGTCTATTATTATTTTTAATTCTTATTAGATTACCAACGATAGTGTGCAAATGCTTTATTTGCTTCAGCCATTCTATGCGTATCTTCACGTTTCTTAACTGAAGATCCTACATTGTTTGACGCATCAATAATTTCGTTAGCAAGTCTTTCTTCCATTGTTTTTTCATTTCTTAAGCGTGCATATTGAGTTAACCAACGTAACCCTAAAGTTACACGGCGTTCAGGTCTAACCTCAACTGGTACTTGGTAGTTCGCACCACCGATACGGCGAGCTTTTACTTCAAGTACTGGCATAATGTTTTCAAGTGCACTTTCAAATACTTCTATTGGATTAGTATTTGATTTTTCTTCTATTTTATTAAATGCTCCATATAAAATATGTTGAGCAGTTCCCTTTTTCCCGTCAACCATAATACTATTGATTAAACGTGAAACAAGTTTTGAATTATACATTGGATCTGGTAATACATCTCTTTTAGGTACTTTACCCTTACGAGGCATATTGTTTCCTCCTTTCGCATGTTTATACTATAAATTATACCAATTTATGTTATGCTAAATTATTTCTTTGGTCGTTTTGTACCGTACTTAGAACGTCCTTGCATACGTCCTTCTACTCCAGTTGTATCTAATGTACCACGAACGATGTGATAACGTACTCCTGGTAAGTCTTTTACACGACCACCACGAATTAATACAACACTATGTTCTTGTAATTTATGTCCGATCCCTGGTATATAAGCAGTAACTTCCATACCATTTGTTAAACGAACACGCGCAAACTTACGTAATGCAGAGTTTGGCTTCTTAGGTGTCATTGTACCAACACGTGTACATACTCCACGTTTTTGTGGTGAGAATAATTTAGTTCTTTTTTTCTTTAAACTGTTATAACCAACATTTAAATGTGGTGAATCGGTCTTTTTCGTTTTCTTAGTACGACCTTTACGTACTAATTGATTAATCGTAGGCATTTTGTTTCCTCCTTTCTTATATAAAACTAAACCCACATATCCAGGCGTTTTATTTTGGGTTTAAAATCATGTTTTGCAGCCAATGATTTTCATTAACCACAAAACATGTGTTTTCTACAAACGCAAGGACAATTTTATCAACATTTCAGTAGAATGTCAATATATTTTTAGTTAAATTTCCATTATGTTTAAATCTTCATCTTCTAGAAACTCTTCAGGTTCCTCTTGTGGGATTGGATCAACACGCTTTGCTTTAAGTGTTCCTGTACCAGCTGGGATTAATTTACCAATAATTACATTCTCTTTTAATCCCATTAACTTATCGACCTTACCTTTAATTGCTGCATCAGTAAGAACACGTGTTGTTTCCTGGAACGATGCTGCAGATAAGAACGAATCTGTTTCAAGTGCAGCTTTCGTAATACCTAATAACTGTGGTTTAGCCGTTGCTGGCGTTTTACTTTCAACCATAGTCTTTTTATTAACATTAACATAGTCGTGGACTGATATTAAAGCACCTGGTAATAAATCAGTATCACCTGGTTCAACTACCTTTACTTTAGAAAGCATTTGTCGAAGAATAATCTCGATATGCTTATCCTGAATGTCTACCCCTTGTGCACGGTAAACTTTCTGTACTTCTTTGAGGATATATTGTTCTACACTGTCAACATCTTTGACTCGAATTAGTTCCTTAGGTGAAATCGGACCTTCTGTAATCAATTGTCCAGCTTCAATTTCATCTGAAACCTCAACAATTGGTTTGATCCCATATGGTGTCATATAACTTTTTTCTTCAAGTTCACTTTTGACAATAACTTCAAATCGATTTTGTTTTTCAATGATATCTGCTACTTTACCATCAATTTGAGAAATGATTGCTTGACCTTTTGGATTTCTAGCCTCAAATAACTCTTGAATACGTGGTAAACCTTGTGTAATATCAGAACCGGCAACTCCACCTGTATGGAATGTACGCATGGTCAACTGTGTACCTGGTTCACCTATTGATTGTGCAGCCATAACTCCAACTGCTTCACCAACCTCAACAATTTCACCAGTTGCTAAGTTACGTCCATAACATTTCTTACAAACACCGAATTCTGCCTCACATGTAAGTACATTACGGATTTGTATATTGGTTACACCACTGTTTTCGACTAATTTAGCCGTATCATCTGTAATATATTCATCTTTTTCTATAAGTAGTTCATCAGTATTAGGATGGTAGACTGGTTTAGAAGCGTAACGACCTGCTATACGTTCAGCTAATGTCTCAATTAGGTCTTTACCTTCTCTAATTTCTTTCACATCTACACCTTTGTCTGTAAAGCAATCATCAATTCGAATGATGACATCTTGAGATACATCAACTAAACGTCTCGTTAGGTAACCCGAATCGGCTGTTTTTAATGCTGTATCGGCTAGACCTTTACGCGCACCGTGGGTTGAGATAAAGAATTCTGAAACGGTTAGTCCTTCACGGAATGAAGATTTAATCGGTAATTCAATAGTCTCACCTTTCGGATTGGCCATTAAACCACGCATTCCGGCTAACTGTAAGAAGTTAGAGGCATTACCACGTGCACCTGAATCAGACATCATCCAAATATGATTATCTTCAGGAAGTGCGCGCATTGATATTAATTTCATTTCTTCTTTTGTTTCTTCCCATTCTTTTATAACCTTACGATAACGTTCTGCATTAGTTAAGTATCCACGTTGATATAGATTATTAATTTTATCTACCTTTGTTTGCGTTGTAGATATTTTTTCGTGTTTTTCATTAGATACTACTACGTCAGTGATCCCAACAGAAAATCCTGCTACTGTTGAGTATTTAAACCCTAAATTCTTCATTTTATCTAACATTACTGAAGTTTCTGATATCTTAAAGTTATTAAAGATCTGTAAAATAATATTACTCAATGCTTTTTTCTTTAATGGTGTTTCAATTTCTTTATTTTTAGTAAACTCTCTTATATCCTCGAAACGAGAAACAAAGTGACGCTCCGGAGTTTGAACTTCTAAGTTTTCTTTTGATGCATCGTTAATATATGGGAACGTTGAAGGTAGCATTTCATTAAAAATCAATTTACCTAACGTTGTAACCAAATATTTAGTGCGTTGTTCTTCTGTAAATCTAGCATCCTTAACATTTCCTGCGTAAACTGCAATACGAGTATGTAATTCTATATATTCATTTTCATATGCCATTATAGCTTCATTTAAACTCTTATATACGTTTCCTTCACCTTTAAGACCAGGTCTTTCAATTGTTATATAGTAATTTCCTAGTACCATATCCTGAGATGGTGTAACAACTGGTTTCCCATCTTTTGGGTTCAGAATGTTATTTGATGCTAACATTAGTAATCTAGCTTCTGCCTGTGCTTCGTGTGATAATGGAACATGGACCGCCATTTGGTCACCATCAAAGTCGGCATTAAAGGCTGGTGTTACTAGTGGGTGCAACCTAATTGCACGTCCCTCTACTAATTTAGGTTCAAATGCTTGAATACCAAGTCTATGTAGAGTAGGTGCACGGTTTAGTAGTACTGGATGTTCTTTAATTACATCTTCAACAACATCCCAAATACTATCATCTAAACGCTCAATTTTCTTCTTTGCACTTTTAATATTTTGTGCTATTTCTCGTTCTATTAATTCTTTTATTACGAATGGCTTAAATAATTCGACAGCCATTTCTTTTGGTAATCCACATTGATACATACTTAATTCAGGTCCTACTACGATTACAGAACGACCTGAGTAGTCAACACGTTTACCTAGTAGGTTTTGTCTAAATCGAC
Proteins encoded in this window:
- the rpsJ gene encoding 30S ribosomal protein S10, whose product is MANQKIRIRLKAYDHKLIDQSAKKIVESAKKTGATVSGPIPLPTEKQVYTILRAVHKYKDSREQFEMRTHKRLIDIVEPTPQTVDSLIHLEMPSGVEIEIKL
- the rpsC gene encoding 30S ribosomal protein S3, with product MGQKVSPVGLRVGIIKDWESRWYAEKDYANLLHEDIMIREYLENYYKNSAVSSIEIERDKRRVKITIFTAKPGMVIGREGSIKDVAVKHLQKATGKQIYINILEVKRPDLDATLVAQNIAYQLENRASFRRVQKQAIQRTMRAGAKGVKTLISGRLGGAEMARSEGYSEGNVPLQTLRADIDFAIAEAHTTYGKLGVKVWIYKGEVLPTKNGVNKNERSDRPNNNNRRKKRINNKKEGK
- the rplC gene encoding 50S ribosomal protein L3, producing the protein MAKGILGRKVGMTQVFGENGDLIPVTVVEAAPNVVLQKKTADVDGYDSVQLGFADIREKLKTKAEIGHAKKAETGPKRYVKEIRGNEMADFEVGQEVKVDIFEAGDTIDVTGTSKGKGFQGPIKRHNFSTGPMSHGSRYHRGPGSMGPVDPMHVRKGKKLAGHMGSERVTIQNLEIVKVDTDRNLLLVKGNVPGAKKSLVMIKSAIKGNK
- the rpsS gene encoding 30S ribosomal protein S19 — translated: MGRSLKKGPFCDEHLMKKVEEMNKADKKKVIQTWSRRSTIFPEFMGHTIAVYDGRKHVPVYVTEDMVGHKLGEFAPTRTYHGHDKKDKKAKR
- the rplW gene encoding 50S ribosomal protein L23 yields the protein MRDSRDVIKRPIITEKSSDMMAENKYTFEVDRNANKLEVKYAVEERFDVEVEKVNIMNVKPKKRRVGRYQGYTPAVKKAIVKLKEGNSIEIFEV
- the rplP gene encoding 50S ribosomal protein L16; translation: MLMPKRTKYRRPHRIKYEGKAKGGTKVDFGEYGLQATTGAWITNRQIEAARIAMTRYMKRTGKVWIRIFPHMAKTAKPLEVRMGSGKGAPEGWVAVVKEGKVMFEVGGVSEEIAREALRLASHKLPVKTKIVKREDVGGDTNES
- the rplV gene encoding 50S ribosomal protein L22 encodes the protein MEAKAIAKTVRVAPRKVRLVADLIRGKQVGEAFAILKLTPKKASPIVEKVLKSAIANAEHNLNIDPNQLYIKEAYVNEGPTLKRFRPRAQGRAGLINKRTSHITVVVTEK
- the rplD gene encoding 50S ribosomal protein L4; protein product: MPKVALFNQSGTQVGDIQLAEEVFGIEPNQQVLYDAVIMQRASLRQGTHKTKTRTEVRGGGRKPWRQKGTGRARQGSIRSPQWRGGGVVFGPTPRSYSYRLNKKVRRLALRSALSTKVNEDSVVVLDSLTFESPKTQEMVQVLKNLVSNEKTLIVTGEENVNVMLSARNIPNAITLPASKINVLDILNYNKLVMTQDAVSKIEEVLA
- the fusA gene encoding elongation factor G, producing the protein MGRDFPLQKTRNIGIMAHIDAGKTTATERILYYTGRIHKIGETHEGASQMDWMEQEQERGITITSAATTCQWNDHRINIIDTPGHVDFTVEVERSLRVLDGAVAVLDAQSGVEPQTETVWRQATTYGVPRVVFVNKMDKIGADFSYSVKTLHDRLRANAHAIQLPIGAEDQFNGIIDLVEMKAYMYNNDLGTEIDIVDVPEEYLEDAKIERESLVESVCETNEELMMKYLEGEEITVDELKAGIRKATCNVEFYPVLCGSAFKNKGVQILLDAVIDYLPAPTDIASITGTLEDGTEVARHADDSEPFSALAFKVATDPFVGKLTFFRVYSGTIEAGSYILNSTKDKRERLGRILQMHANSRQEISQVYAGDIAAAVGLKNTTTGDTLCDQDHVVILESMEFPEPVISVAIEPKSKKDQDKMGIALVKLAEEDPTFRTETDRETGETIISGMGELHLDIIVDRLRREFKVEADVGAPQVSYRETFRQSAEVEGKFVRQSGGRGQYGHVWIRFEPNDQGAGFEFKNEVVGGVVPREYIPSVQKGLEESLDNGVLAGYPLVDIKAAVYDGSYHDVDSSEMAYKIAASMALKNAAKKCNPVILEPLMAVEVVVPEEYLGTVIGDITSRRGRPEGQESRGNALVVKAFVPLSEMFGYATALRSNTQGRGTFTMQFDHYEQVPKSISEEIIKKNA
- the rplB gene encoding 50S ribosomal protein L2, with the protein product MPIKKYKPTTNGRRNMTTLTNAEITTDTPEKSLLAPLNKKSGRNNQGKITVRHHGGGHKRKYRIIDFKRNKDGVPGRVATIEYDPNRSANIALINYADGEKRYILAPKGIKVGMEIYSGEQVDIKVGNAMPLKNIPVGTMIHNIEMKPGKGGQLVRSAGASAQIQGREERYVLVRLASGESRKILATCRATVGVVGNEYHELVNVGKAGRQRWKGIKPTVRGSVMNPNDHPHGGGEGRTPIGRKSPVSPWGKPTLGLKTRNKKKASNKYIVRRRNEKK
- the tuf gene encoding elongation factor Tu, with the protein product MAKEKFDRSKPHVNIGTIGHVDHGKTTLTAAITAVLSAGGNAKAMAYDEIDGAPEERERGITISTAHVEYQTEERHYAHVDCPGHADYVKNMITGAAQMDGGILVVSAADGPMPQTREHILLSRQVGVPRLVVFLNKCDMVDDEELLELVEMEVRDLLSEYDFPGDDVPVIMGSALGALNGEEQWVEKITELMAAVDEYIPTPERDSDKPFLMPVEDVFSITGRGTVATGRVERGQLNNGDQVEIIGLVDTKTTTVTGIEMFRKLLDYAEAGDNIGALLRGVSREDIERGQVLAKPGTVNPHTKFKAQVYALSKEEGGRHKPFFNNYQPQFYFRTTDVTGTINLPEGVDMVMPGDNIEMVVELQKPIAVEQGTKFSIREGGRTVGAGNVIEIVE